Proteins encoded in a region of the Homo sapiens chromosome 9, GRCh38.p14 Primary Assembly genome:
- the SSNA1 gene encoding microtubule nucleation factor SSNA1 — translation MTQQGAALQNYNNELVKCIEELCQKREELCRQIQEEEDEKQRLQNEVRQLTEKLARVNENLARKIASRNEFDRTIAETEAAYLKILESSQTLLSVLKREAGNLTKATAPDQKSSGGRDS, via the exons ATGACCCAGCAGGGCGCGGCGCTGCAGAACTACAACAACGAGCTGGTCAAGT GCATAGAGGAGCTGTGCCAGAAGCGGGAGGAGCTGTGCCGGCagatccaggaggaggaggacgagaaGCAGCGGCTGCAGAATGAGGTGAGGCAGCTGACAGAGAAGCTGGCCCGCGTCAACGAGAACCTGGCACGCAAGATTGCCTCTCGCAACGAGTTCGACCGGACCATCGCGGAGACGGAGGCCGCCTACCTCAAG ATCCTGGAGAGCTCCCAGACTTTGCTCAGCGTTCTCAAGAGGGAAGCTGGGAACCTGACCAAGGCTACAGCCCCAGACCAGAAAAGTAGCGGCGGCAGGGACAGCTGA